In Hamadaea flava, a genomic segment contains:
- a CDS encoding cupin domain-containing protein: protein MSYPPQQYTAEAPAVSATLRSGDAPVDLTIGARSKVSYLATGETTNGMFGLYRWDLQAVPPPDSLPGGHFHRTMAESFYILSGTVALGDGEKWVDASPGDYLYVPPGGIHSFANTSGEPASMLILFAPGGPREAYFEELADITAKGRELTHDEWVELWARHDQYEATITTG from the coding sequence ATGTCTTATCCACCTCAGCAATACACCGCCGAGGCTCCCGCCGTCAGCGCCACCTTGCGCAGCGGCGACGCGCCCGTCGACCTGACGATCGGAGCGCGGTCGAAGGTCAGTTACCTCGCGACCGGCGAGACCACGAACGGCATGTTCGGGCTCTACCGCTGGGACCTGCAGGCGGTGCCGCCGCCGGACAGCCTGCCGGGTGGGCATTTCCATCGGACGATGGCGGAGTCGTTCTACATCCTGAGCGGCACGGTGGCGCTCGGCGACGGGGAGAAGTGGGTCGATGCGTCGCCGGGTGACTACCTGTATGTGCCGCCGGGTGGCATCCACTCGTTCGCCAACACCTCGGGCGAGCCGGCGTCGATGCTGATCCTGTTCGCACCCGGTGGACCGCGCGAGGCCTACTTCGAGGAGCTGGCCGACATCACGGCGAAGGGCCGGGAGCTGACCCACGACGAGTGGGTGGAGCTGTGGGCGCGGCACGACCAGTACGAGGCGACGATCACGACAGGTTGA
- a CDS encoding anti-sigma factor has translation MTADLHALSGAYALDALDDAERTAFSRHLDECEPCRTEVAGFHEVAANLGEPYEAPPASMRADVLTAIKQTPQLPRQRQAPIVVRIPPLKSAERWRRAALAIAATAVLAVGGLYAVLNHQLSAQQNQVQTLKSERDRIYAVMNARDVVMKGADMPDGGRIAAAVSASEHGGVAMLAGLRQPPAGQTYQMWVFTNGTPTSAAILPVGIEGGTLAFDWQPGSTAFGITREPVGGSPAPTMAPLATVNLS, from the coding sequence ATGACCGCGGACCTGCACGCACTCTCCGGGGCGTATGCATTAGACGCCCTGGACGATGCCGAGCGTACGGCGTTCTCGCGTCATCTGGACGAGTGCGAGCCGTGCCGGACCGAGGTAGCCGGGTTCCACGAGGTCGCAGCGAACCTGGGTGAGCCCTACGAGGCGCCGCCGGCGAGCATGCGAGCCGACGTCCTGACCGCGATCAAGCAAACGCCGCAGCTGCCCCGCCAACGACAGGCCCCGATCGTCGTCCGCATCCCGCCGCTCAAGAGCGCCGAACGGTGGCGGCGTGCCGCCCTGGCCATCGCCGCCACGGCCGTGCTGGCCGTCGGCGGCCTGTACGCGGTGCTGAACCACCAGCTGTCAGCCCAGCAGAACCAGGTCCAGACGCTGAAGTCCGAACGCGACCGCATCTACGCCGTGATGAACGCCCGCGACGTCGTCATGAAGGGCGCCGACATGCCCGACGGCGGCCGGATCGCGGCCGCCGTGTCGGCCTCCGAGCACGGCGGGGTCGCCATGCTCGCCGGGCTGCGCCAGCCGCCCGCCGGCCAGACCTACCAGATGTGGGTCTTCACCAACGGCACGCCGACCTCGGCCGCCATCCTGCCGGTGGGCATCGAGGGCGGGACGCTGGCCTTCGACTGGCAGCCGGGATCCACCGCGTTCGGCATCACCCGCGAACCTGTCGGCGGCTCACCCGCCCCCACGATGGCCCCGCTGGCGACCGTCAACCTGTCGTGA
- a CDS encoding GNAT family N-acetyltransferase produces MGDWTLRPATAADVDAVAELRAVVMRPDLERLGRYDEHRVRQRLRERWVPEDNQVIEVGGVFGGNVALRLDEDGHWLENFYLDPSVQGRGVGSAVLEQVLSECDSRVRLQVLQGSPARRLYERHGFTAYAEDAVDVWMVRQPR; encoded by the coding sequence ATGGGAGACTGGACGCTGCGGCCAGCGACGGCAGCCGACGTGGACGCCGTCGCCGAGTTGCGGGCGGTGGTGATGCGACCGGACCTGGAACGGCTCGGCCGCTACGACGAGCACCGCGTCCGCCAGCGCCTGCGGGAGCGGTGGGTTCCCGAGGACAACCAGGTGATCGAGGTCGGCGGGGTCTTCGGCGGTAACGTGGCGCTTCGCCTTGACGAGGACGGCCACTGGCTGGAGAACTTCTACCTCGACCCGTCCGTGCAGGGGCGCGGCGTCGGGTCGGCCGTGCTGGAACAGGTGCTGTCCGAGTGCGACTCACGTGTCCGGTTGCAGGTCCTTCAAGGCAGCCCGGCCCGGCGCCTCTACGAGCGGCACGGTTTCACCGCGTACGCCGAGGACGCGGTCGACGTGTGGATGGTCCGCCAGCCGCGCTGA
- a CDS encoding DHA2 family efflux MFS transporter permease subunit: protein MGSVSLGMPSNVSTTADRDHMSANLDRGTVPVQQIESSVESANPAISGRTPPVIRLLVLATFVVILNETIMINAIPKLMSALSITEQTAQWLSTAFMLTMAAVIPITGWFLQRVSTRTAYATAMGLFLLGTAVAIVAPTFEVLLGARIVQASGTAVMMPLLMTTLMHVVPDQHRGKVMGNVSLAISVAPAMGPAIAGVILNFGSWRLLFAVVLPIAAVITWGGLKQLKNVGEPQVSTIDWISVGLAAFGFGGLVYGLSRFEGGHAGVATAIVGIGLVAIGIFVVRQLMLQKHGTPLMDLRTLKHRTYTVSLTLMSVAFMAMLGSMILLPLYLQNVRELTALQTGLLVMPGGLAMGLLGPTVGRLFDRFGGRVLVIPGAIAITVSLAGFTQVSMTMPFWQLLGLHSLMMVGLAATFTPVFTLGLGAVPPHLYSHGSSILGTLQQVAAAFGTALVITVMGARADALKSQGVATVAANLGGMRLAFVVGAVLSIAVIVTAFLLPARADNAAGHGDNAPIGAENTASQGDSLPASADSAASHGDSLPARADSAAARGDNRPARAGSRKAGADNAAGHGR, encoded by the coding sequence GTGGGATCAGTCAGTCTTGGTATGCCATCGAATGTAAGTACGACCGCTGACCGCGACCATATGTCCGCCAACCTTGATCGAGGTACCGTGCCTGTCCAGCAAATAGAGTCATCTGTCGAATCTGCGAACCCCGCGATCTCGGGTCGCACACCACCCGTCATCCGGCTGCTCGTGCTGGCCACATTCGTCGTCATTCTCAATGAGACGATCATGATCAACGCCATCCCGAAGCTGATGAGCGCGTTGAGCATCACCGAGCAGACCGCGCAATGGCTGTCGACCGCGTTCATGCTGACCATGGCGGCCGTCATCCCGATCACCGGCTGGTTCCTGCAGCGGGTGTCCACCCGCACCGCGTACGCGACCGCGATGGGGTTGTTCCTGCTCGGAACCGCCGTGGCCATCGTCGCACCGACCTTCGAAGTTCTCCTCGGTGCTCGCATCGTGCAGGCGTCGGGCACGGCCGTGATGATGCCGCTGCTGATGACCACGCTGATGCACGTGGTGCCTGACCAGCACCGCGGCAAGGTCATGGGCAACGTCAGCCTCGCCATCTCCGTCGCGCCCGCCATGGGCCCGGCGATCGCCGGCGTGATCCTCAACTTCGGGTCCTGGCGCCTGCTGTTCGCGGTCGTGCTGCCCATCGCCGCGGTGATCACCTGGGGCGGCTTGAAGCAGCTCAAGAACGTAGGGGAGCCGCAGGTCAGCACCATCGACTGGATCAGCGTCGGGCTGGCCGCGTTCGGCTTCGGCGGACTGGTCTACGGGCTCAGCCGGTTCGAGGGCGGCCACGCCGGGGTGGCCACCGCGATCGTGGGCATCGGGCTGGTCGCCATCGGCATCTTCGTCGTACGCCAGCTGATGCTGCAGAAGCACGGTACGCCGCTGATGGACCTGCGCACGCTCAAGCACCGCACCTACACGGTCTCGCTGACCCTGATGTCGGTCGCCTTCATGGCGATGCTCGGCTCGATGATCCTGCTGCCGCTCTACCTGCAGAACGTCCGCGAGCTGACCGCGCTGCAGACCGGGCTGCTCGTGATGCCCGGCGGACTCGCGATGGGTCTGCTCGGCCCGACCGTCGGCCGGCTGTTCGACCGGTTCGGCGGCCGGGTGCTGGTCATCCCAGGTGCGATCGCGATCACCGTTTCGCTCGCCGGATTCACCCAGGTCTCCATGACGATGCCGTTCTGGCAGCTCCTCGGCTTGCACTCGCTGATGATGGTGGGCCTGGCCGCCACCTTCACCCCGGTCTTCACCCTGGGGCTCGGCGCGGTCCCGCCGCACCTGTACTCCCACGGCAGCTCGATCCTGGGCACATTGCAGCAGGTGGCGGCGGCCTTCGGCACCGCGCTCGTGATCACCGTGATGGGTGCGCGAGCCGACGCGCTGAAGTCGCAGGGCGTCGCCACCGTGGCCGCCAACCTTGGCGGCATGCGGCTGGCGTTCGTCGTCGGCGCGGTCCTGTCCATCGCCGTGATCGTCACCGCGTTCCTCCTCCCGGCCCGCGCGGACAACGCCGCAGGCCATGGCGACAACGCCCCGATAGGTGCGGAGAACACCGCGAGCCAGGGCGACAGCCTCCCGGCCAGCGCAGACAGCGCTGCGAGCCACGGCGACAGCCTCCCGGCCAGGGCAGACAGCGCTGCGGCCCGCGGTGACAACCGACCGGCCAGGGCAGGCAGCCGCAAGGCTGGCGCGGACAACGCCGCAGGCCACGGCCGCTGA
- a CDS encoding NUDIX domain-containing protein — translation MAHFRPAVRAIVLDEHDHALLGRLEFTDSGRDFVVWTVPGGGIESGEDPMTALRRELTEEIGLDLTADPPHVWHQQVRWSRRDNGFDGVRNDYFLVRTGHFDPRGSMTEAQLAEEYLMGFRWWSPTEIQDYAGPATFAPPTFPALLRALLSDGVPAAAIILDD, via the coding sequence GTGGCCCACTTCCGACCGGCGGTCCGGGCGATCGTGCTGGATGAACACGACCATGCCCTGCTGGGCCGGCTGGAGTTCACCGACTCCGGCCGCGACTTCGTCGTGTGGACGGTCCCCGGCGGCGGGATCGAATCCGGCGAGGACCCGATGACGGCGTTGCGGCGGGAGCTGACCGAGGAGATCGGCCTCGACCTGACGGCCGATCCGCCGCACGTGTGGCATCAGCAGGTCCGCTGGTCACGCCGCGACAACGGTTTCGACGGCGTACGCAACGACTACTTCCTGGTGCGTACAGGCCACTTCGATCCGCGCGGGTCGATGACCGAAGCACAGCTCGCCGAGGAGTACCTGATGGGCTTCCGGTGGTGGAGCCCGACCGAGATCCAAGACTATGCCGGTCCGGCCACGTTCGCACCACCCACGTTTCCTGCCCTGCTCCGCGCGCTGTTGTCCGACGGCGTACCGGCCGCTGCGATCATCCTCGACGACTAG
- a CDS encoding rhomboid family intramembrane serine protease — protein sequence MVIPIYDVNPVRRTPWVTYGLIAANVLALLFTPVFANMGIGSEAVSDLCHQTAFFQHYAAIPKELITNTQLPLVATGAVGRMANGLGCVVDAPTYAKQPALSVLTSMFLHGGWLHLLGNMLFLWVFGNNIEDRFGKIGYLLVYVASGYAAAYGFALANPDTTEPLIGASGAVSGILGAYLVLFPRARVWSLVPILFFIPLRLPAWIVLGTWFVLQWLYSAGLAVTGGGEVAYLAHVLGFMVGVLAALPFRGRRRGPPVPRQLAGYAEPQVMWRKTDRGGWR from the coding sequence ATGGTCATCCCGATCTATGACGTGAACCCCGTCCGGCGTACGCCGTGGGTCACCTACGGGTTGATCGCCGCGAACGTGTTGGCGCTGCTGTTCACGCCGGTCTTCGCGAACATGGGGATCGGCAGCGAAGCGGTGTCGGACCTGTGCCACCAGACGGCGTTCTTCCAGCACTATGCGGCCATCCCGAAGGAGCTGATCACCAACACCCAGCTGCCGCTGGTGGCCACCGGCGCGGTCGGGCGGATGGCGAACGGGCTCGGCTGCGTCGTCGACGCCCCGACCTATGCCAAGCAGCCCGCGCTGTCGGTGCTGACCTCGATGTTCCTGCACGGCGGTTGGCTGCACCTGCTGGGCAACATGCTGTTCCTGTGGGTCTTCGGCAACAACATCGAGGACCGGTTCGGAAAGATCGGCTACCTGCTGGTCTACGTCGCCTCCGGGTACGCCGCCGCTTACGGGTTCGCGCTGGCCAACCCCGACACGACCGAGCCGCTCATCGGCGCTTCCGGGGCGGTGTCCGGCATCCTCGGGGCGTACCTGGTGCTGTTCCCGCGCGCTCGCGTGTGGAGTCTGGTGCCGATCTTGTTCTTCATCCCGCTGCGGCTGCCCGCATGGATCGTCCTCGGCACCTGGTTCGTGCTGCAATGGCTCTACTCAGCCGGGCTGGCCGTCACCGGCGGGGGAGAGGTGGCGTACCTGGCGCATGTGCTGGGCTTCATGGTCGGGGTGCTGGCCGCGCTGCCGTTCCGCGGCCGCCGGCGGGGGCCACCGGTGCCACGCCAGCTGGCCGGCTACGCCGAACCGCAGGTCATGTGGCGCAAGACCGACCGGGGCGGCTGGCGCTGA
- a CDS encoding twin-arginine translocation signal domain-containing protein, translating to MKINRRQVLAVGSAVAAATALGSQQPAAAAIAYDVAINSIWNDSSRMWIKIVGSVPVGAIAAHVLDSDGSVLATLRDFTLTYGTTSDGQWTSNDHAALPRLGSYDVAVDINGAASGETYHQVLPHAFRYFAHTFFEDLQMAPPIVDFDHREVTVTGRLVWEEPATLVRTPLPGHTIRWSTFIPTAVEADPSGVTTSDDAGRITFVVPCPAEAWIRVNTSDDGTYLSTGAEVKVGAAIRPSRLTLTQVEPKVVYGERVSLGGRLEMLAASTWVPYAEQSILLTDRSRDLRLTTVTDQDGRYQFPAVASENGPYTAYFNWGEAPDRLIAVTQTSAEPQVRWHTTLTEVGMWQPDGGDLWRVQGRVGYPDGRSPLRTILLFETMPVGTTTWKTAVTSVLSIGDTFAVDLTITVPKYIRVRIAQTDDFLGAVGPTLYAGSGQPPRHRPTQGIPLPRR from the coding sequence ATGAAGATCAACAGGCGACAGGTGCTGGCGGTCGGCAGTGCGGTTGCGGCGGCGACCGCGTTGGGCTCGCAGCAGCCGGCAGCGGCCGCGATCGCGTATGACGTGGCGATCAACTCCATATGGAACGACTCATCGCGGATGTGGATCAAGATCGTCGGATCCGTTCCGGTGGGGGCCATCGCGGCCCACGTCCTCGATTCAGACGGCTCGGTGCTCGCCACGTTGCGCGACTTCACGTTGACCTACGGCACAACGTCCGACGGTCAATGGACCAGCAACGACCATGCCGCATTGCCTCGCCTCGGCAGCTATGACGTCGCCGTCGACATCAACGGGGCAGCGAGCGGCGAGACGTACCACCAGGTCCTCCCACATGCGTTCCGCTACTTCGCCCACACGTTCTTCGAGGACCTCCAGATGGCGCCGCCGATCGTGGACTTCGATCACCGGGAGGTCACTGTCACCGGCCGGCTCGTCTGGGAGGAACCGGCCACGCTCGTCCGGACACCTCTGCCGGGGCACACGATCCGGTGGAGCACCTTCATCCCGACCGCGGTGGAGGCAGACCCGAGCGGGGTCACGACCAGCGATGACGCGGGTCGAATCACGTTCGTCGTGCCCTGCCCGGCGGAAGCGTGGATCCGGGTCAACACATCAGACGACGGTACCTATCTCTCAACCGGCGCCGAGGTCAAAGTCGGCGCGGCGATCCGGCCCAGCCGGCTGACATTGACCCAAGTGGAGCCCAAGGTCGTCTATGGCGAGCGGGTCAGCCTGGGCGGGCGATTGGAGATGCTGGCCGCCAGTACCTGGGTGCCCTACGCTGAGCAATCAATCCTGCTCACCGACCGCTCCCGTGACTTGCGGCTGACGACGGTCACCGACCAGGACGGCCGCTACCAGTTCCCCGCGGTGGCATCGGAGAACGGCCCGTATACCGCGTACTTCAACTGGGGCGAGGCCCCCGATCGCCTCATCGCCGTTACCCAGACCAGCGCCGAACCACAGGTGCGGTGGCACACGACTCTTACGGAAGTCGGCATGTGGCAGCCCGACGGCGGTGACCTGTGGCGGGTCCAGGGCCGCGTCGGATATCCGGACGGACGGTCGCCGCTCCGGACGATCCTTCTCTTCGAAACCATGCCAGTCGGGACGACGACCTGGAAAACTGCGGTCACCTCCGTGCTGTCCATCGGCGACACCTTCGCGGTCGATCTGACGATCACGGTGCCGAAATATATCCGGGTACGCATCGCGCAGACCGACGATTTCCTCGGCGCGGTCGGACCTACGTTGTACGCCGGGTCCGGCCAGCCACCCCGTCACAGACCCACTCAAGGCATTCCGCTGCCACGGCGTTGA
- a CDS encoding DUF6245 family protein, which translates to MESDGRADGERPLEQRLVGALNMLGVDHVPREAADQTAAMDELGGVNAYRAWLASALLGASQSLAMATDRLPLSRDARYAIWQRQLSAADVASDPAARAELIRWQVQRACAPLPAIAQECPADPIPLAAGQAAEGLKILLAVSATTYGAVAAGDVHTLADQAGKLREARKILQAAIENTDLLLDLLGSVDL; encoded by the coding sequence ATGGAGTCCGATGGAAGAGCAGATGGAGAGCGGCCTCTCGAGCAACGTCTCGTCGGGGCGCTGAACATGCTCGGTGTCGACCATGTTCCTCGTGAGGCAGCAGACCAAACAGCGGCGATGGACGAGCTCGGTGGGGTCAACGCCTACCGAGCGTGGCTGGCAAGCGCCTTGCTGGGCGCATCGCAGTCCCTGGCGATGGCGACGGATAGGCTGCCGTTGAGCCGAGATGCGCGATACGCCATTTGGCAACGGCAGCTGAGCGCTGCTGACGTTGCCAGCGATCCCGCGGCCCGGGCAGAACTTATCCGATGGCAAGTACAGCGAGCGTGCGCGCCGCTTCCGGCGATTGCTCAAGAGTGCCCAGCTGACCCCATTCCGCTGGCTGCCGGGCAGGCAGCAGAAGGACTGAAGATACTCCTCGCGGTCAGCGCGACGACGTATGGAGCTGTTGCCGCTGGCGACGTGCACACGCTCGCTGACCAGGCCGGCAAGCTGCGTGAAGCACGAAAGATCTTGCAAGCTGCGATCGAGAACACCGACTTGCTGTTGGATCTCCTCGGCTCAGTGGACCTCTGA
- a CDS encoding amidohydrolase family protein, whose product MRECVAALPLTDHHCHGVVRRDLDATAFAGLLTEGPRGSWDSLLGFAVRKHCAPLLDLPTHAPPADYLDRRASLGHAEVTDRFLTAAGLGALCVDTGYLPEPLLTPQELGSAAGAAAHEVVRLEQLAEQLLTSGVDAMGFATAFRENLAARAEAAVAAKSVAAYRMGLALDPRRPTDSDVTAAAGLALAMMGRGGPARIADETLHRFLIWTAVDLDLPVQFHTGFGDPDLNLHQTNPALLTPLLRAIEPTGVPMLLLHTYPYHREAGYLTQVFDNVYFDVGLALHNVGTRATAVLAEALELAPFTKMLYSSDAFGLPEFYYLAATLFREALSGFLADFTETDAKRIVHLIGVDNAARVYRL is encoded by the coding sequence GTGCGCGAATGCGTGGCGGCGCTGCCGCTGACCGATCATCACTGCCACGGCGTCGTCCGGCGCGATCTCGACGCGACCGCGTTCGCCGGGCTGCTGACCGAGGGCCCGCGCGGCTCGTGGGATTCTCTGCTCGGCTTCGCCGTGCGCAAGCATTGCGCGCCGCTGCTCGACCTGCCCACCCACGCCCCGCCCGCCGACTACCTCGACCGCCGCGCGTCGCTCGGCCACGCCGAGGTCACCGATCGCTTCCTGACCGCGGCAGGCCTCGGCGCGCTCTGCGTCGACACCGGCTACCTGCCCGAACCCCTGCTCACCCCGCAAGAGCTCGGCTCCGCGGCGGGTGCGGCCGCTCATGAAGTGGTACGCCTAGAGCAGCTCGCCGAGCAGTTGCTCACTAGCGGGGTCGACGCGATGGGCTTCGCGACCGCGTTCCGGGAGAACCTCGCCGCCCGAGCCGAGGCCGCGGTAGCGGCCAAGAGCGTAGCCGCGTACCGCATGGGCTTGGCCTTGGATCCTCGCCGCCCGACGGACAGCGACGTGACCGCGGCGGCGGGGCTCGCGCTGGCCATGATGGGCCGCGGCGGTCCGGCGCGGATCGCCGACGAGACCTTGCACCGGTTTCTGATCTGGACCGCCGTCGATCTCGACCTGCCGGTGCAGTTCCACACCGGTTTCGGCGACCCTGACCTGAACCTCCACCAGACCAATCCGGCGCTGCTGACGCCACTGCTGCGCGCTATCGAGCCGACCGGCGTTCCGATGTTGCTACTGCACACCTATCCGTACCACCGTGAGGCCGGCTACCTGACGCAGGTCTTCGACAACGTGTACTTCGACGTCGGCCTCGCCCTGCACAACGTCGGCACCCGCGCCACCGCCGTGCTCGCCGAAGCGCTCGAACTCGCACCGTTCACCAAGATGCTGTACTCATCGGACGCCTTCGGCCTACCCGAGTTCTACTACCTCGCGGCGACGCTGTTCCGGGAGGCGCTGTCGGGCTTCCTCGCCGACTTCACAGAGACGGACGCGAAGCGGATCGTTCATCTCATCGGGGTCGACAACGCCGCCCGCGTGTACCGCCTCTGA
- a CDS encoding glutamine synthetase family protein, which translates to MTNPDEIAAELAARDVAVIALTWVDNSGITRMKGIPVARLAHAAHWGVGASPVFDTFLVDDSNVMGRYAGGPVGDLRLVPDLRRLTLLAGQPGWAWAPADRYDQNRDRHPQDARGILGTVVTRLADQGYAVRAGFEVEWCVVPSDSAPAYGMARAVEHSDYLRTLMEALIAENVPVEQLHPEYSPGQFEVSFSPQDPVGAADMLVLVRETIRAVSLRHGLRASFAPRVVAGGVGNGGHVHLSLWRGPENLMLSDVGSSFIAGILERLPALLAFGAPSVASYLRLVPSHWAGAYACWGHENREAALRFVTGTVGERESAANIEVKCFDATANPYLALAALLSAGLDGVSSALSLPEPVEVDPASLASPPPRLPTSLSAAADALEGDPFFASELGVELVDTILAVRRGEVAVFDGASEEEIVARTLWRY; encoded by the coding sequence GTGACCAATCCGGACGAGATCGCCGCCGAGCTGGCCGCGCGCGACGTCGCCGTGATCGCGCTGACCTGGGTGGACAACAGCGGAATCACTCGGATGAAGGGTATCCCGGTGGCCCGGCTCGCTCACGCGGCGCACTGGGGTGTCGGCGCGTCGCCGGTCTTCGACACGTTCCTGGTCGACGACTCGAACGTGATGGGCCGGTACGCCGGAGGTCCCGTCGGCGATCTGCGGCTCGTCCCGGATCTGCGGCGGCTGACCCTGCTCGCGGGGCAACCCGGCTGGGCGTGGGCCCCGGCCGACCGGTACGACCAGAACCGCGACCGCCATCCGCAGGACGCGCGCGGGATCCTCGGCACGGTCGTGACACGGCTGGCCGATCAGGGGTACGCCGTGCGGGCGGGGTTCGAGGTCGAGTGGTGCGTCGTTCCCTCCGACAGCGCCCCCGCTTACGGGATGGCCCGCGCCGTCGAGCACTCCGACTATCTGCGTACGCTGATGGAGGCGTTGATCGCGGAGAACGTGCCGGTCGAACAGTTGCACCCGGAGTACTCCCCCGGCCAATTCGAGGTGTCGTTCTCACCGCAGGACCCGGTCGGCGCCGCCGACATGCTCGTCCTCGTACGCGAAACCATCCGCGCGGTGAGCTTGCGACACGGATTGCGAGCCTCGTTTGCGCCCCGGGTGGTCGCCGGCGGTGTCGGCAACGGCGGCCACGTACACCTCAGCCTGTGGCGAGGCCCGGAGAACCTCATGCTCTCCGACGTCGGCTCGTCGTTCATCGCCGGGATCCTGGAGCGCCTCCCGGCGCTGCTGGCGTTCGGCGCGCCTTCGGTCGCCAGCTATCTGCGGCTGGTGCCGTCGCATTGGGCTGGGGCGTACGCCTGCTGGGGGCACGAGAACCGGGAGGCAGCGCTGCGGTTCGTCACCGGGACGGTGGGCGAACGCGAATCCGCCGCCAATATCGAGGTGAAGTGCTTCGACGCTACCGCTAACCCTTACCTCGCGCTGGCTGCGTTGTTGTCTGCCGGCCTGGACGGGGTTTCTTCCGCGTTGTCGCTGCCGGAGCCGGTCGAGGTCGATCCCGCGTCGCTGGCTTCGCCGCCGCCTCGGCTGCCCACATCGTTGTCGGCTGCAGCCGACGCGTTGGAGGGCGACCCGTTCTTCGCGTCCGAGCTGGGGGTTGAGCTGGTCGACACCATTCTCGCGGTTCGGCGGGGTGAGGTTGCGGTGTTCGACGGTGCTTCCGAGGAGGAGATCGTCGCCCGTACGCTCTGGCGCTACTGA
- a CDS encoding SHOCT domain-containing protein encodes MREVLPWVCVLATLAIVLGILRVRWLARRIGEEVADRAAHLAPQSPPDPVLLLAELQRLHEEGVVTEEEFEREKARIVGP; translated from the coding sequence ATGCGTGAGGTCCTGCCTTGGGTATGCGTACTGGCGACGCTCGCGATCGTCCTCGGAATCCTGCGCGTCCGATGGCTGGCGCGGCGGATCGGCGAGGAAGTCGCCGACCGGGCCGCACACCTCGCCCCGCAGTCCCCGCCGGACCCAGTCCTGCTGCTGGCCGAGCTACAACGGCTGCACGAGGAAGGCGTCGTCACCGAGGAGGAGTTCGAACGCGAGAAGGCCCGCATCGTAGGCCCCTGA
- a CDS encoding DUF2268 domain-containing protein — protein MKITVMDTPQTMLEILARPLPERADALRGLIAPMYEHVPLPGDPVDLHHQGGGFRIDADDQRYLPALTRLVSEDVVGQITAALERASEALCGWKQPDEVKVLFVLGNPDDEHLMKVAGGYYGMGGAPGWLYLIGWPSDEVVGRIAYCAVHELHHQIRYQNVPWTPMVGEHVVSEGLAEAFVRELAGPAAMGPWSTMVTGDSLEDAYAKTVAAFEITGYDKTTAYVLGDTTARKFGAEPVGIPDMAGYAVGLRIVDAHLKATGLSVAQSTALTGPEILARATS, from the coding sequence ATGAAGATCACGGTTATGGACACCCCGCAGACGATGCTGGAGATCCTGGCCCGCCCGCTGCCTGAGCGCGCCGACGCGTTGCGCGGCCTCATCGCGCCGATGTATGAGCACGTCCCGCTGCCCGGCGACCCGGTCGACCTGCACCACCAAGGTGGCGGCTTCCGCATCGACGCCGACGATCAGCGCTACCTCCCGGCTCTGACCCGCCTCGTCAGCGAAGACGTCGTCGGGCAGATCACCGCCGCTCTTGAGCGTGCCTCCGAGGCGCTGTGCGGCTGGAAGCAGCCCGACGAGGTGAAGGTGCTGTTCGTGCTCGGCAACCCCGACGACGAGCACCTGATGAAAGTCGCCGGTGGCTACTACGGCATGGGCGGTGCGCCCGGCTGGCTGTACCTCATCGGCTGGCCGTCCGACGAGGTCGTCGGACGGATCGCGTACTGCGCCGTCCACGAGCTGCACCACCAGATCCGGTACCAGAACGTGCCGTGGACGCCGATGGTCGGCGAGCACGTCGTCTCCGAAGGACTCGCCGAGGCGTTCGTCCGCGAACTCGCCGGCCCGGCCGCGATGGGACCCTGGTCCACCATGGTCACCGGCGACTCGCTGGAAGACGCCTACGCCAAGACGGTCGCGGCGTTCGAGATCACCGGCTACGACAAGACCACTGCGTACGTGCTGGGCGACACGACGGCCCGGAAGTTCGGCGCCGAGCCGGTCGGCATCCCCGACATGGCCGGGTACGCCGTCGGCCTGCGCATCGTGGACGCGCACCTGAAGGCGACCGGCCTGTCCGTTGCGCAAAGCACGGCCCTGACCGGCCCGGAGATCCTCGCCCGCGCGACTTCGTGA